The following proteins are co-located in the Telopea speciosissima isolate NSW1024214 ecotype Mountain lineage chromosome 9, Tspe_v1, whole genome shotgun sequence genome:
- the LOC122640256 gene encoding universal stress protein PHOS34-like isoform X1 encodes MLSKQSPTESDRPVPTIQPSSPRFPLSSASTPTSGAHRRIAIAVDLSDESAFAVKWAVQNYLRPGDAVILLHVRPTSVLYGADWGSVDQSVDTDEESQQKLEDDFDAFTTTKATDLSQPLVDAQIPFKIHIVKDHDMKERLCLEVERLGLSAVIMGSRGFGASKRNSKGRLGSVSDYCVHHCVCPVVVVRYPDEKDGAAAAQADAANARAAAKEAELHPVPEEDQEYHDAPEEQKESEEGN; translated from the coding sequence CGAAGCAAAGTCCGACGGAATCCGACCGTCCGGTTCCCACCATCCAACCGTCCTCACCACGCTTTCCACTATCATCCGCTTCTACACCCACCTCCGGGGCCCATCGGCGGATCGCCATCGCCGTTGATCTCAGCGACGAAAGCGCATTTGCCGTTAAATGGGCTGTGCAGAACTACCTTCGCCCCGGTGACGCCGTGATCCTGCTTCACGTGCGTCCCACCAGCGTCCTCTATGGTGCTGATTGGGGCTCCGTTGACCAATCCGTCGATACCGACGAAGAGTCCCAGCAGAAGCTCGAGGATGATTTCGATGccttcaccaccaccaaagCTACCGATCTGTCACAGCCTTTGGTTGATGCCCAGATCCCTTTTAAGATCCATATCGTCAAGGACCACGACATGAAGGAGCGCCTTTGCTTAGAGGTCGAGAGGTTAGGGTTGAGTGCTGTGATTATGGGTAGTCGAGGGTTTGGTGCGTCAAAACGCAACAGCAAGGGACGACTTGGTAGCGTCAGTGATTACTGCGTCCATCACTGTGTTTGTCCCGTGGTTGTTGTTAGATATCCCGATGAAAAAGACGGAGCTGCTGCTGCTCAAGCTGATGCTGCCAACGCTAGGGCGGCGGCCAAAGAGGCAGAGCTGCACCCAGTGCCGGAGGAAGATCAGGAGTATCACGATGCCCCCGAGGAACAGAAAG
- the LOC122640256 gene encoding universal stress protein PHOS34-like isoform X2 — MLSKQSPTESDRPVPTIQPSSPRFPLSSASTPTSGAHRRIAIAVDLSDESAFAVKWAVQNYLRPGDAVILLHVRPTSVLYGADWGSVDQSVDTDEESQQKLEDDFDAFTTTKATDLSQPLVDAQIPFKIHIVKDHDMKERLCLEVERLGLSAVIMGSRGFGASKRNSKGRLGSVSDYCVHHCVCPVVVVRYPDEKDGAAAAQADAANARAAAKEAELHPVPEEDQEYHDAPEEQKEA; from the coding sequence CGAAGCAAAGTCCGACGGAATCCGACCGTCCGGTTCCCACCATCCAACCGTCCTCACCACGCTTTCCACTATCATCCGCTTCTACACCCACCTCCGGGGCCCATCGGCGGATCGCCATCGCCGTTGATCTCAGCGACGAAAGCGCATTTGCCGTTAAATGGGCTGTGCAGAACTACCTTCGCCCCGGTGACGCCGTGATCCTGCTTCACGTGCGTCCCACCAGCGTCCTCTATGGTGCTGATTGGGGCTCCGTTGACCAATCCGTCGATACCGACGAAGAGTCCCAGCAGAAGCTCGAGGATGATTTCGATGccttcaccaccaccaaagCTACCGATCTGTCACAGCCTTTGGTTGATGCCCAGATCCCTTTTAAGATCCATATCGTCAAGGACCACGACATGAAGGAGCGCCTTTGCTTAGAGGTCGAGAGGTTAGGGTTGAGTGCTGTGATTATGGGTAGTCGAGGGTTTGGTGCGTCAAAACGCAACAGCAAGGGACGACTTGGTAGCGTCAGTGATTACTGCGTCCATCACTGTGTTTGTCCCGTGGTTGTTGTTAGATATCCCGATGAAAAAGACGGAGCTGCTGCTGCTCAAGCTGATGCTGCCAACGCTAGGGCGGCGGCCAAAGAGGCAGAGCTGCACCCAGTGCCGGAGGAAGATCAGGAGTATCACGATGCCCCCGAGGAACAGAAAG